In Leptospira ellinghausenii, the genomic stretch ATAAAGCTGTCATGAGAATGAGGAGTCCAAGTCCTATACTCACAACAATCAGGATATCCAAAACAAATCCAGGGAGTGGGACAATTAACATCCCAAGGATCATCAAGGTTCCCACACCTAACACAACATCTGATTGTTTTAAAATATCTCTAAAGTTCATATGGTTATGCCATTCCTACTTTTTTTTTGAACTTCTCAAGGGTGATGAGGATTTGCACCACTGCTTGGAAGAATTCTTGTGGGATTTCTTCTCCCACTTCAACTTGTGCATACAAAAGGCGTGCTTGTTTTGGGCTTTCTACGATGGGAACATCATTTTCACGTGCAATCCTTCGTATTTCCAATGCTAGGCGGTTTTCGCCTTTTGCGATCACACGGGGTGCAGAATCTCTACCCATTTCATAAGATAATGCGACTGAATAATGAGTTGGATTAGTGATCACCACATCGGCTTTTGGAACTTCACGTAACATATTACCTTGCATCATATCACGAGCGAGTTGCATCCTGCGGTTTTTCATTACAGGATCCCCAGAATCTTCTTTCATCTCTCGTTTGGCTTCTGAAGGAGTTTGTTTTAAGGATTCTTCAAACTCTGATTTTTGGAAAAAGAAATCTGCAACGGCAATCCCAAGCAACAACAGACCAACCGCCATCATAATCTTAAAACCAGAATAAGTAACAAGTGAGATGGCTTGCATCATCCCCATATTCCCAGTGAGTAAAACTTTTAGAAAATCTCCAAAAATCAGGATATAACTAATCACTCCAATTAACACAACTTTTGCGAGCGACTTAACTAAATTGAACAATGTTTGGCGATTCGGCAAAACTCGTTTAAAATTGGGAGATATACGATCAAACCGAAAGGACAAGGCTCTTGGTGAAAACATAAACCCTACTTGGACTACATTTCCTACGATCGCAAATACGAGAGTGATCGCAAGGACTGGCCATAGTAAGTTAAAAAAATCTTTGGAAACACCAGAAAGGATCACACGGAACTCTTCTGCCCCAAAACGTTCGTGGTGCATTCCCATAGGTAAGTATTTTTTAATGAAGATTGCTGTGTTTTTAATGAAGGTATCACCGAGTAAAAAAAGAACCCCGGTCCCACCTAATAAAACCAAGGTGGAAGCCACTTCATTGGATTTGGGAACATTCCCTTTT encodes the following:
- a CDS encoding EscU/YscU/HrcU family type III secretion system export apparatus switch protein — translated: MKKNFGYCFQTPMIRSLFHSLQAMFFSILERLQGILNGSFFLEDKLTPVSGSNLIFLTGSYEIQLQLFAAADEGRTEPPSERRRREEKEKGNVPKSNEVASTLVLLGGTGVLFLLGDTFIKNTAIFIKKYLPMGMHHERFGAEEFRVILSGVSKDFFNLLWPVLAITLVFAIVGNVVQVGFMFSPRALSFRFDRISPNFKRVLPNRQTLFNLVKSLAKVVLIGVISYILIFGDFLKVLLTGNMGMMQAISLVTYSGFKIMMAVGLLLLGIAVADFFFQKSEFEESLKQTPSEAKREMKEDSGDPVMKNRRMQLARDMMQGNMLREVPKADVVITNPTHYSVALSYEMGRDSAPRVIAKGENRLALEIRRIARENDVPIVESPKQARLLYAQVEVGEEIPQEFFQAVVQILITLEKFKKKVGMA